The window GTTCGGTTTTCGTCTTCTCCTTGTCGGATAAAACGGTCTTCGAAGGCATCGGAAAATTTCACATACAGGAGATCCACTTCACTCAAGGCAGACTCACCCAAAACAACGGCAAGCTCTTTGGCATTTTTACCGCGGGCATAGGCAGAGTAAAGC is drawn from Candidatus Hydrogenedentota bacterium and contains these coding sequences:
- a CDS encoding V-type ATP synthase subunit B (produces ATP from ADP in the presence of a proton gradient across the membrane; the B subunit is part of the catalytic core of the ATP synthase complex): LYSAYARGKNAKELAVVLGESALSEVDLLYVKFSDAFEDRFIRQGEDENRTIEESLTIGWDLLGMLPKSELKRVREEFIEQYYPAKA